A single region of the Streptococcus sanguinis genome encodes:
- a CDS encoding SIALI-17 repeat-containing surface protein, producing MEKRITGDTLQRYSFRKLSVGLVSATIGSFFLSTAIGGNISTVEAAEVSAGKTVPVQYHYVVESELTEAEKNAVVKELPKFVEENSDAYYLVYRPKTQGLSAKSLPKTGYSSLWEATFAAAGLTLAVLVIARGRNGKRYLSSILLVTGLGSILLAPSVFAVTNIELAAYNQRLNLTVGDKLPEPLEIAGFEYVGYLKSGEQGKENTAGSHQLPTAQKDLSAVEVDQQAGKSASLSGNPSAANKPASTETEKLTEQEKEIIAAKEREFARLSPVTEVPELEFKSQESSQTQVLPYQTEYQYSNELAEGQSQVIRAGVAGTRTVVTRNYIAGKEIVKSEVVSDQVTAEPVSEIVLVGTAAVKSVPKEAPVQEVPELTIYGTTPDTAPVQEVPELTAYGTTPDTAPVQEVPELTTYGTSPDEAPVQEVPELTTYGTTLDTAPVQEVPELTTYGTAPDTAPVNEVPELTTYGTSPDTAPVNEVPELTTYGTSPDTAPVNEVPELTTYGTAPDTAPVQEVPELTTYGTAPDEAPMHQAPELELTATDETRREKIDFSVEEQYTDEIPEGSRQIVTPGVQGERAITTRIYTSNGQEVDRQVLSDEEILAAVTQIIKVGTSKSSLIPADAPKVEELPEYPLTYTDETRVEKINYTIREEETDELVRDARQIATPGVEGERTIKTRVYSSNGQEIDRQELSNEETLAPVTQVVKVGTAKPYLVPTDSPKTDALPEYPLTYTDETRIEKIAFNIEEQYTDELPQDARQIATPGVEGERTIKTRVYSSNGQEVERQELSNEETLAPVTQVVKVGTAKPHMVPSDVPKTEVLPEYPLTYTDETRVEKITFTIREEETDELVRDARQIATPGVQGERTIKTRIYSSNGQEIDRQELSNEETLAPVTQVVKVGTSKSSLIPGEAPKVEELPEYPLTFTDETRVEKINFTIREEERDELVRGARQIATPGVQGERTIKTRVYSSNGQEIDRQELSNEETLAPVTQVVKVGTAKPNMVPGDAPKADALPEYPLTYTDETRVEKVAFNIEEQYTDELPQDARQIATPGVQGERTIKTRVYSSNGQEIDRQELSNEETLAPVTQVVKVGTAKPHMVPSDAPKADSLPEYPLTFTDETRVEKINFTIREEETDELVRDARQIATPGVQGERTIKTRVYSSNGQEIDRQELSNEETLAPVTQVVKVGTAKPNMVPSDALKADSLPEYPLTFTDETRVEKINFTIREEETDELVRGARQITTPGVQGERMIKTRVYSSNGQEVDRQELSNEETLAPVTQVVKVGTAKPTMVPNEAPKAEALPVYPLTYTDETRVEKIIFTIREEETDELVRDARQIATPGVQGERTIKTRVYSSNGQEIDRQELSNEETLAPVTQVVKVGTAKPNMVPGDAPKADALPEYPLTYTDETRVEKINFSIREEETDELVRDARQIAIPGVQGERTIKTRVYSSNGQEIDRQELSNEETLAPVTQVVKVGTAKPHMVPNDAPKADALEEFDLIQLHNLLAEADQIKAQARYFNDSQSHQSSYDTALTAGQALLSQSHASQAEVNQLVGQINQAKAQLSGLEVVKTALQTEYDLNPTVKTTAKYKNADSNKQTAYTDELAKAEGVLNNQTATQVQVNQAFASLTAAKEALNGVPKVKPTVSILSLTENADDKSVTVQYRLEDLTQSFRSATAELYQGDQLVRTLPITNFAGSLKIGDLDYYTGYTLKTKLTYELDNGSFTDLETDSRNFELEYKKIAFRDIDSAEFYRKENDQFKRVVSMSSMPTDLSTYFVKVKSSESKEMLLPVHSIAESHKDGRDVYKVTVSLPELVQEGETGYKSGYDFYISKAVPSQQNVYTSFAGLIDAMKKNMAGNYVLGADLDASEVSLAPADYVYLKGNFTGSLTGNHNGKQYAIYNLAKPLFENLKSGSSISNLDLKEVNIVGTYDSAALARNAENARITDVSVQGRVEVKENASQVAGLVVIANNTQITNSSFTGTIVSNDKQGKEYNVGGLVANLKGGNSLISQSRADVTILAGARANNQRFGGLVGRLENNARISRSYVAGKIQNSTKNGQIGGVVGSNYFNGLIDNVISNVSGTNVYSISGDQGYENNRITEAYAVEGNTTLENDKFVTSTLTLNEAEEKLADLDITTTLEDTNLNIYSVNYAQEKNAREDRLIAYANMEKLLPFYNKETIVAYGNKLPDNHKLNTEYLLDVVPMKGDQIITDINSNKTGINRLMLHFEDNTVDYLDLTYKGDFKYKAIAEYSVNGLDLLYTPEAFLSDYSRILNQVLPELNQVVLDSPAMRTVLGVNADTSLDDLYLDTAFDQVKTKLSEELRKVLAMDKSINTEGNVVADYIAQQIKDNKEAFLLGLTYLNRWYNINYDNINVKELSAYKFDFFGNHNASTLDTIISLGKSGMNNLKAKNNYMAYDASLSEATGKRGLFNYLESYRQLFLPDKSNNEWLKTNTKAYIVEAKSDIAEARQLQDAAEDKSKYSVGVYDKITADNWEHKGMLLPLLTMTEKGVYAISNMSTISMGAYDRYRLDANGRVRTDAELAEFVEDRVRKTAEYQRDHYDFWYKILSDESKDKLFRSVLVYDGFSLVDKNGQKYWAPANDKKSLAMQEFFGPAGKWYPSKGYNAYATGSVTHFDAAKLLEDYGNSVYTHEMTHNSDGGIYFEGNGRREGLGAELYARGLLQSTPSADEATITLNTLFKVDKDSKTRLHTYNFKERVQNAEDLQHYVHGMFDMIYTLDYLEGTSMLKQSDDAKLQWFRKMENYYITDKYGKETHAGNQTRSFTAEEIKQLKTFNSLIENDVITRRENKDSGKYGRNGYLSLSLFSPIYSALSNPNGAPGDVMFRRTAYELLAAKGYHEGFIPYVSGKYSKEAFDEGKKTWDGWSGRDVGLITDQKVLENVFKGEYDSWVAFKKAMYQERINQLTKLKPITIEYELRNPSSTKKVTIRSYEEMQKLMDEAVAEDVRNIANATSRVDSSWVNLLKKKIYNAYIRETDDFRQSIFNK from the coding sequence AGAATCACTGGCGATACGCTCCAGCGTTATTCTTTTAGAAAGTTATCAGTAGGATTGGTTTCCGCCACTATCGGAAGCTTCTTTTTGAGTACCGCAATAGGGGGAAATATAAGTACGGTTGAGGCTGCAGAAGTCTCAGCCGGCAAAACCGTTCCAGTTCAGTATCACTACGTAGTAGAGTCTGAACTGACTGAAGCTGAGAAGAATGCAGTTGTTAAGGAGCTTCCAAAGTTTGTGGAAGAAAACTCTGATGCTTATTATCTGGTTTACCGTCCTAAGACCCAGGGGCTTTCGGCAAAAAGTTTGCCAAAGACAGGCTACTCAAGTCTGTGGGAAGCAACTTTTGCAGCTGCTGGGCTGACTTTAGCAGTCTTAGTAATTGCACGAGGTAGAAATGGTAAGCGATACCTGTCTTCTATTTTACTGGTGACGGGTCTAGGCTCTATTCTCCTAGCTCCTTCTGTATTTGCAGTGACTAATATTGAATTAGCCGCCTACAATCAAAGGCTAAATTTGACAGTAGGAGATAAGCTGCCGGAGCCTTTAGAGATTGCTGGTTTTGAGTATGTCGGCTATCTTAAAAGCGGTGAACAAGGCAAGGAAAACACAGCAGGAAGTCATCAGCTTCCTACGGCACAGAAGGACTTGTCAGCTGTTGAAGTCGATCAGCAGGCGGGCAAATCTGCTAGTCTTTCTGGGAATCCGAGTGCTGCCAACAAGCCAGCATCTACTGAAACAGAGAAACTAACCGAGCAAGAAAAAGAGATTATTGCTGCCAAAGAGCGCGAATTTGCTCGGCTTTCTCCAGTCACTGAAGTACCAGAACTGGAATTCAAGAGCCAAGAAAGCAGCCAAACCCAAGTCCTGCCTTATCAAACAGAATACCAATATTCAAATGAGCTCGCAGAGGGGCAATCTCAGGTCATTCGCGCAGGTGTCGCTGGTACACGTACTGTTGTCACTCGCAATTATATTGCAGGTAAAGAAATTGTAAAAAGCGAAGTGGTTTCAGACCAGGTAACTGCAGAGCCAGTTTCGGAAATTGTGTTGGTTGGAACTGCTGCAGTAAAATCTGTTCCAAAAGAAGCGCCAGTTCAAGAAGTCCCAGAATTGACTATTTATGGAACTACACCAGATACCGCACCCGTGCAAGAAGTTCCCGAATTGACGGCCTATGGAACTACACCGGATACCGCACCAGTACAAGAAGTGCCTGAGCTAACAACTTATGGTACCTCACCAGATGAAGCACCCGTGCAAGAAGTTCCCGAATTGACGACTTATGGCACAACGCTAGATACAGCACCGGTTCAAGAAGTCCCAGAGCTAACAACTTATGGCACTGCGCCAGATACCGCACCTGTGAATGAAGTTCCCGAATTGACAACTTATGGCACTTCGCCAGATACCGCACCTGTGAATGAAGTTCCCGAATTGACAACTTATGGCACTTCGCCAGATACCGCACCTGTGAATGAAGTTCCCGAATTGACAACGTATGGCACTGCACCAGATACAGCGCCAGTACAAGAAGTTCCGGAACTAACAACTTATGGTACCGCACCAGATGAAGCACCCATGCATCAAGCTCCAGAATTAGAGCTGACTGCGACGGATGAAACAAGAAGAGAAAAGATCGATTTTTCCGTCGAAGAACAGTATACTGATGAGATTCCAGAAGGCAGTCGCCAAATTGTCACACCAGGTGTCCAGGGTGAGCGGGCTATTACCACTCGTATCTATACCTCGAATGGCCAAGAGGTTGACCGCCAAGTTTTATCGGATGAAGAAATTCTTGCAGCAGTCACTCAGATTATTAAAGTTGGAACAAGTAAGTCAAGCCTGATTCCGGCTGACGCACCAAAGGTTGAAGAACTACCAGAATACCCGCTAACATACACCGACGAAACGCGCGTAGAGAAAATCAACTATACTATTCGTGAAGAAGAGACTGATGAGCTGGTTCGTGATGCCCGTCAAATTGCGACTCCAGGAGTTGAGGGTGAGCGTACGATTAAGACCCGTGTCTATAGTTCCAATGGTCAAGAAATTGATCGCCAAGAGCTATCTAATGAGGAAACCCTAGCTCCAGTGACGCAAGTAGTCAAAGTTGGTACAGCTAAACCATATTTGGTTCCAACCGATTCACCAAAAACAGACGCCTTGCCAGAATACCCGCTGACTTATACGGATGAGACTCGTATTGAGAAAATAGCCTTCAACATCGAGGAGCAATATACCGATGAATTGCCTCAGGACGCCCGTCAAATTGCCACTCCAGGTGTTGAGGGTGAACGGACTATCAAGACCCGTGTCTACAGTTCCAATGGTCAAGAAGTTGAACGTCAAGAGCTGTCCAATGAGGAAACCTTGGCTCCCGTAACGCAAGTCGTCAAAGTCGGTACAGCTAAACCGCACATGGTACCAAGTGATGTGCCAAAAACAGAAGTTCTTCCAGAATATCCGCTGACATACACCGACGAAACTAGAGTTGAAAAAATCACCTTCACAATTCGTGAAGAAGAAACGGACGAATTGGTTCGTGATGCCCGTCAAATTGCGACTCCGGGCGTTCAAGGTGAGCGAACCATCAAGACTCGCATCTATAGTTCCAACGGTCAAGAAATTGATCGCCAAGAGCTTTCCAATGAAGAAACTCTAGCTCCAGTAACGCAAGTTGTTAAGGTCGGAACAAGTAAGTCAAGTCTGATTCCAGGTGAAGCACCAAAGGTTGAAGAACTACCAGAATATCCACTGACTTTCACAGACGAAACTAGAGTTGAAAAAATCAACTTCACTATTCGTGAAGAAGAAAGGGACGAATTGGTTCGTGGTGCCCGTCAAATCGCAACCCCGGGTGTTCAGGGTGAGCGTACGATTAAGACTCGCGTCTATAGTTCCAACGGACAAGAAATCGACCGGCAAGAGCTTTCGAACGAGGAAACTCTTGCTCCAGTAACGCAAGTTGTAAAAGTTGGTACTGCTAAGCCGAACATGGTACCAGGTGATGCACCAAAAGCCGATGCTTTGCCAGAGTATCCACTGACTTACACGGACGAAACCCGAGTAGAGAAAGTTGCTTTCAACATCGAGGAACAATATACCGATGAGTTGCCACAGGATGCCCGTCAAATCGCAACTCCGGGAGTGCAAGGTGAGCGTACGATTAAGACTCGTGTCTACAGTTCTAACGGTCAAGAAATCGACCGCCAAGAGCTTTCTAACGAGGAAACATTGGCTCCAGTAACGCAAGTCGTCAAAGTTGGCACGGCTAAGCCTCACATGGTACCGAGTGATGCACCAAAAGCAGATTCTTTGCCAGAGTATCCACTGACTTTCACAGACGAAACTAGAGTTGAAAAAATCAACTTCACAATTCGTGAAGAAGAGACGGACGAGCTAGTTCGCGATGCCCGTCAAATTGCCACTCCAGGTGTGCAAGGTGAACGAACCATCAAGACCCGCGTCTACAGCTCTAACGGTCAAGAAATCGATCGTCAAGAGCTGTCCAACGAGGAGACTCTAGCTCCAGTAACGCAAGTTGTCAAGGTAGGAACTGCTAAGCCAAATATGGTACCGAGTGATGCACTAAAAGCAGATTCTTTGCCAGAGTATCCACTGACTTTCACAGACGAAACTAGAGTTGAAAAAATCAACTTCACAATTCGTGAAGAAGAGACGGACGAGCTGGTTCGAGGTGCTCGCCAAATCACAACACCGGGTGTCCAAGGTGAGCGGATGATTAAGACTCGTGTCTACAGTTCCAATGGTCAAGAAGTTGACCGCCAGGAGCTGTCTAATGAAGAAACTTTAGCTCCAGTAACGCAAGTTGTCAAAGTCGGAACTGCTAAGCCAACCATGGTACCAAACGAAGCACCAAAAGCAGAGGCTTTGCCAGTATATCCGTTGACTTACACAGACGAAACACGCGTAGAAAAAATCATCTTTACTATTCGTGAAGAAGAGACGGACGAGCTGGTTCGTGATGCCCGTCAAATCGCGACTCCAGGAGTGCAAGGCGAGCGGACCATCAAGACTCGTGTATACAGTTCCAACGGACAAGAAATCGACCGCCAAGAGCTATCTAATGAGGAAACTCTGGCTCCAGTAACGCAAGTTGTAAAAGTTGGTACTGCTAAGCCGAACATGGTACCAGGTGATGCACCAAAAGCAGATGCTTTGCCAGAGTATCCACTGACTTACACGGATGAAACGCGTGTTGAGAAGATTAACTTCTCTATTCGTGAAGAAGAGACAGACGAGCTTGTTCGAGATGCCCGTCAAATCGCCATTCCAGGAGTTCAGGGTGAGCGTACGATTAAGACTCGCGTCTATAGTTCCAACGGACAAGAAATCGACCGCCAGGAGCTTTCCAATGAAGAAACTCTAGCTCCGGTAACGCAAGTGGTCAAAGTCGGAACAGCTAAGCCGCATATGGTACCGAACGATGCGCCAAAAGCAGATGCTTTAGAAGAGTTCGATTTAATTCAACTGCATAATTTATTAGCGGAAGCAGATCAGATTAAAGCTCAGGCACGTTATTTCAATGATAGTCAGAGTCATCAATCTAGCTATGATACTGCTTTGACAGCGGGTCAAGCGCTTCTGAGTCAATCACATGCTAGCCAAGCAGAAGTTAACCAACTGGTGGGACAAATCAATCAAGCCAAGGCTCAATTAAGCGGTCTTGAAGTTGTCAAAACTGCTCTTCAAACAGAGTACGATTTAAATCCAACTGTTAAAACAACTGCTAAATATAAAAATGCGGATTCAAATAAGCAGACAGCTTATACTGACGAATTGGCCAAGGCAGAAGGGGTTCTGAACAATCAAACTGCTACACAAGTGCAGGTCAATCAAGCATTTGCTAGCCTGACAGCAGCTAAAGAAGCTCTAAATGGAGTGCCTAAAGTTAAGCCGACAGTTTCTATTCTAAGTTTGACAGAAAATGCAGATGACAAGTCGGTTACAGTCCAATATAGATTAGAAGACCTGACCCAGTCCTTCCGTTCAGCAACTGCAGAATTGTACCAGGGTGATCAGCTTGTTCGTACTCTTCCGATTACCAATTTCGCAGGAAGTCTGAAGATTGGCGACTTAGACTACTACACAGGCTATACCCTGAAAACCAAGCTTACTTATGAACTGGATAATGGCAGCTTCACAGATCTTGAAACGGACAGCCGCAATTTCGAATTGGAATACAAGAAGATTGCCTTCCGAGATATTGATTCGGCTGAGTTTTACAGAAAAGAAAACGACCAGTTTAAGCGCGTCGTATCTATGAGCTCTATGCCTACAGATCTGTCTACCTACTTTGTCAAAGTCAAATCAAGTGAATCTAAGGAAATGCTCCTGCCGGTTCACAGCATAGCGGAAAGCCATAAGGATGGCAGGGATGTTTATAAGGTGACAGTCTCTCTGCCTGAGCTGGTCCAAGAAGGTGAGACAGGCTATAAGTCTGGCTATGACTTCTATATCAGTAAGGCAGTCCCTAGCCAGCAAAATGTCTACACCAGCTTTGCTGGTTTGATAGACGCTATGAAGAAAAATATGGCTGGCAACTATGTCCTGGGAGCTGATTTGGATGCTAGCGAAGTTAGTCTGGCACCTGCGGACTATGTCTATCTCAAAGGGAACTTCACAGGCAGTCTGACAGGTAACCATAATGGCAAGCAGTATGCGATTTATAATCTAGCCAAGCCTTTATTTGAAAACCTCAAGAGTGGTTCTTCTATTTCTAATCTGGATCTGAAAGAGGTCAATATTGTCGGTACTTACGACTCAGCTGCCCTAGCTCGCAATGCAGAAAATGCTCGAATCACAGATGTTTCAGTCCAAGGTAGAGTAGAAGTAAAAGAAAATGCTTCACAGGTAGCAGGTTTGGTAGTTATTGCTAACAATACCCAAATCACCAATAGCTCCTTTACTGGAACTATCGTGTCAAATGATAAACAGGGCAAAGAATACAATGTCGGTGGTTTGGTTGCCAATCTTAAGGGAGGAAACTCCTTGATTAGCCAAAGCAGGGCAGATGTGACCATTCTAGCAGGCGCTAGAGCCAACAACCAACGCTTCGGCGGTCTGGTTGGCCGTTTAGAAAACAATGCCCGCATCAGCCGTTCTTATGTAGCTGGAAAGATTCAAAACTCTACTAAGAACGGTCAGATTGGTGGCGTAGTAGGTTCCAATTACTTCAATGGCTTGATCGATAATGTCATCAGCAATGTCAGCGGTACAAATGTTTACAGTATTTCTGGCGATCAGGGTTATGAGAACAACCGCATCACAGAAGCTTATGCAGTTGAAGGAAATACTACACTGGAAAATGACAAGTTTGTCACTTCGACACTGACTCTGAACGAGGCAGAAGAAAAGCTGGCTGACCTAGACATTACGACCACGCTAGAAGACACGAATCTCAATATTTATTCTGTCAACTACGCTCAGGAAAAGAATGCTCGAGAAGACCGCCTGATAGCTTATGCTAACATGGAAAAACTCCTTCCGTTCTACAATAAGGAGACCATCGTTGCTTATGGAAATAAACTTCCAGATAATCACAAGCTTAATACCGAGTACTTGCTGGATGTTGTTCCGATGAAGGGCGATCAGATTATCACTGATATCAATAGCAATAAGACAGGAATTAACCGTCTGATGCTGCACTTTGAGGATAATACGGTTGACTACCTGGATCTGACCTATAAGGGAGATTTCAAATATAAGGCAATTGCAGAGTACAGTGTAAACGGCTTAGACCTCCTTTATACTCCAGAAGCGTTCCTATCAGACTATAGCAGAATTCTCAATCAAGTGCTGCCGGAGTTGAACCAGGTTGTCCTGGACTCACCGGCTATGCGAACTGTTTTAGGCGTGAATGCTGACACTTCTCTGGATGATCTCTATCTGGATACGGCTTTTGACCAAGTCAAGACCAAGCTGTCAGAAGAGTTACGCAAGGTACTGGCTATGGACAAGTCTATCAATACGGAAGGCAATGTTGTAGCAGACTATATAGCTCAGCAAATTAAAGACAATAAAGAAGCCTTCTTACTTGGTCTAACCTATCTCAACCGTTGGTATAATATCAACTATGACAATATCAATGTCAAGGAATTGTCAGCCTATAAATTTGACTTCTTTGGAAATCATAATGCTTCAACCTTAGATACCATCATTTCACTTGGTAAGTCAGGCATGAACAATCTTAAAGCTAAGAACAACTATATGGCTTATGATGCCTCGCTTTCTGAAGCGACTGGTAAACGAGGGCTCTTCAATTATCTAGAAAGTTATCGTCAGCTCTTCCTGCCGGACAAGTCCAATAATGAATGGCTCAAGACCAATACAAAAGCCTACATCGTTGAGGCTAAGTCGGATATAGCAGAAGCGAGACAGCTTCAGGATGCAGCCGAGGACAAGAGTAAGTATTCTGTCGGCGTTTACGACAAGATTACTGCTGATAACTGGGAACACAAGGGCATGCTCTTGCCACTCTTGACCATGACTGAGAAAGGTGTCTATGCTATCTCCAATATGTCTACCATCTCCATGGGGGCTTATGACCGTTATCGCCTTGATGCCAATGGCAGGGTTCGGACAGATGCAGAGCTAGCTGAATTTGTCGAAGACAGAGTGAGAAAAACTGCTGAATACCAGCGCGATCACTATGACTTCTGGTATAAGATTCTAAGCGATGAAAGCAAGGACAAGCTCTTCCGTTCTGTTCTGGTTTACGATGGATTCTCATTGGTTGACAAGAATGGTCAAAAATATTGGGCTCCAGCTAATGACAAAAAATCACTGGCTATGCAGGAATTCTTTGGACCAGCCGGCAAGTGGTATCCTAGCAAGGGCTATAATGCCTATGCTACAGGAAGTGTAACCCACTTTGATGCAGCTAAATTGTTAGAAGACTATGGTAACTCTGTCTACACGCATGAAATGACCCATAATTCTGACGGTGGTATCTACTTTGAGGGCAATGGCCGCCGCGAAGGTCTGGGAGCTGAGCTTTATGCTCGCGGACTCCTGCAGTCCACTCCAAGTGCAGATGAGGCAACCATTACACTCAATACCCTTTTCAAGGTGGACAAGGATTCTAAGACGCGTCTACACACATATAACTTCAAGGAACGCGTTCAAAATGCAGAAGACCTGCAACACTATGTCCATGGTATGTTTGACATGATCTACACCCTAGATTACCTAGAAGGTACCTCTATGCTGAAGCAGAGCGATGATGCTAAGCTTCAGTGGTTCAGGAAGATGGAGAATTACTATATTACAGATAAGTATGGTAAGGAGACCCATGCAGGTAACCAGACGCGAAGCTTTACTGCTGAGGAAATCAAGCAGCTGAAGACTTTTAACTCCCTGATTGAAAATGATGTTATCACTCGTCGGGAGAATAAGGATAGTGGGAAATACGGCCGAAATGGCTACCTCAGTCTCAGCCTCTTCTCACCAATCTACTCAGCCTTGAGCAATCCAAATGGAGCGCCGGGTGATGTCATGTTCCGCCGCACAGCCTATGAGTTGCTGGCAGCCAAGGGTTACCATGAAGGATTTATCCCTTATGTTTCTGGTAAGTACTCTAAGGAAGCCTTTGATGAAGGTAAGAAAACATGGGATGGATGGTCCGGAAGAGATGTTGGTCTGATAACAGACCAGAAAGTCTTGGAAAATGTATTCAAGGGTGAATATGACTCTTGGGTAGCCTTCAAGAAGGCCATGTACCAAGAGCGGATTAATCAGCTGACCAAGCTTAAACCAATCACCATTGAGTACGAGCTTAGAAATCCAAGTAGTACCAAGAAAGTAACTATTCGCTCTTATGAAGAGATGCAGAAGCTGATGGACGAAGCAGTAGCAGAGGATGTACGCAACATTGCCAATGCTACCAGCCGTGTAGATTCTAGCTGGGTCAATCTGCTTAAGAAGAAGATTTACAATGCTTATATTCGTGAGACAGATGACTTCAGACAGTCAATCTTTAATAAGTAA